From one Geoalkalibacter halelectricus genomic stretch:
- a CDS encoding Spy/CpxP family protein refolding chaperone, whose translation MKKPILLIALLSLSLAGGQALSAVSAEAASDTERPGYERGERRDHPQARHLQRLAEELQLSAEQREQIGVLIDEHRTRTAAHRQTLGEGRAQLHQMVRAQTFDEAGVRGLAAERNAAKTELWVERARMKHQIHGLLTPEQRELAEEKIHNRKTRGGEGRQGKGRR comes from the coding sequence ATGAAAAAGCCCATCCTTCTCATCGCCCTTTTGAGCCTCTCCCTGGCCGGCGGCCAAGCCCTGAGCGCGGTTTCCGCCGAGGCTGCCTCCGACACGGAGCGTCCCGGCTATGAACGCGGCGAGCGCCGCGACCACCCCCAGGCGCGCCACCTGCAACGCCTTGCCGAGGAGCTGCAACTGAGCGCCGAGCAGCGCGAGCAAATTGGGGTCCTGATCGATGAGCACCGGACCCGCACCGCGGCGCACCGCCAGACCCTCGGCGAGGGCCGCGCGCAGCTGCACCAGATGGTCAGAGCGCAAACCTTTGACGAGGCCGGGGTGCGGGGCCTGGCGGCGGAGCGCAATGCGGCCAAAACCGAACTCTGGGTGGAACGCGCACGGATGAAGCACCAGATTCACGGCCTGCTCACTCCCGAGCAGCGGGAACTGGCCGAGGAAAAAATCCACAACCGCAAGACGCGCGGCGGCGAGGGTCGCCAGGGGAAGGGGCGGCGTTAG
- a CDS encoding DUF6515 family protein, translating to MNATTLSLQSLSKVLLTALVATSLAAGASTSAWADRGGERVRQEIRTEFRQDDRRGGRTVVRERRDNRERSHRHQQSSRVVRELPRGHQRVVINQTSYYVHNHRYYTRAPGGYVLVAPPVGAVVATLPVGAVHLSIGGVFYARHDNVYYRPAARGYQVVRAPHYPVGAYAAPLVAVSATTLNVRGGPGLHFGVIGQTWHGQQLKVIGQAPGWYYVKLPGGLRGWVMSDYTRPLVAG from the coding sequence ATGAACGCGACGACATTGTCCCTTCAATCCCTAAGCAAAGTGTTGTTGACGGCGTTGGTGGCGACGAGCCTGGCCGCCGGCGCGAGTACCTCCGCCTGGGCCGATCGCGGTGGGGAGCGGGTGCGTCAGGAGATCCGTACCGAGTTTCGTCAGGACGACCGGCGCGGTGGGCGCACGGTGGTGCGCGAGCGCCGCGACAACCGTGAACGCTCCCATCGCCATCAGCAGTCAAGCCGCGTGGTGCGGGAATTGCCGCGCGGCCACCAGCGGGTGGTGATCAATCAGACCTCCTATTATGTGCATAACCACCGCTATTACACGCGGGCGCCCGGCGGTTACGTGCTGGTGGCACCGCCGGTGGGCGCGGTGGTGGCGACGCTGCCCGTGGGCGCGGTGCATCTGAGCATCGGCGGCGTGTTCTACGCCCGCCATGACAATGTCTATTATCGGCCGGCGGCGCGTGGTTATCAGGTGGTCAGGGCACCTCATTACCCCGTCGGGGCCTACGCGGCGCCCCTGGTCGCGGTGTCCGCCACGACCCTCAACGTGCGCGGCGGCCCGGGGCTGCATTTCGGCGTGATCGGACAGACCTGGCATGGTCAGCAGCTCAAGGTGATCGGCCAGGCGCCCGGCTGGTATTACGTAAAACTGCCCGGCGGCTTGCGCGGCTGGGTCATGAGTGACTACACGCGCCCGCTGGTGGCGGGCTGA
- a CDS encoding ATP-binding protein, with the protein MRIGIKYRVFLAMLAATATVVLCMWLIVQWSINRGFLRYVNTLEQQRLENLATDLEQAYAEHGGWAFLGADPLIWVRLRVRTPPGEAVDPARLERFERWRARETQDSRNDQRHQPFERRVLLLDGDRRPLLAAPEPAAAVDLRPLRQAGHPIGYLGLVPRQTTFDTYQVQFVRQQELALALIAGATLLISALIALPLAQRLVRPLKTLAAATHRLSAGAYETRVPVAGDDELGQLARDFNTLALTLEKNEEARRQWVADISHELRTPLAVLRGEIEALQDGVRPDGPEALRSLHAEVLHLNRLVDDLYQLALSDLGALSYRKERLDLAAELKDAVELFRPAFAAKDLILAAHIPAAPANILADAERLRQLFNNLLDNSLKYTEPGGRLELRLETQGDAALIHIQDTAPGVPAADLERLFDRLYRVEASRRRAAAPPGLGLAICRNIVEAHEGSIHAAPAPLGGLAIHIRLPLAGGSA; encoded by the coding sequence ATGAGAATCGGCATCAAATACCGGGTGTTTCTCGCCATGCTCGCCGCCACCGCGACGGTGGTGTTGTGCATGTGGCTGATCGTGCAGTGGAGCATCAACCGCGGCTTTCTGCGCTATGTCAACACCCTTGAGCAACAGCGCCTGGAGAACCTGGCGACGGATCTCGAGCAGGCCTACGCCGAGCACGGCGGGTGGGCCTTTCTCGGCGCGGATCCCCTGATCTGGGTGCGCCTGAGGGTGCGCACCCCACCGGGCGAAGCGGTGGACCCCGCACGCCTGGAACGCTTTGAGCGGTGGCGCGCCCGCGAAACTCAGGATTCGCGCAATGACCAGCGCCATCAGCCCTTCGAGCGGCGCGTGCTGTTGCTGGACGGCGACCGCCGGCCCCTGCTTGCCGCGCCAGAGCCCGCCGCCGCGGTCGATCTTCGTCCCCTGCGCCAGGCGGGCCATCCCATCGGCTACCTGGGGCTGGTGCCGCGCCAGACCACCTTCGATACCTACCAGGTTCAATTCGTTCGCCAGCAGGAACTCGCCCTGGCCCTTATCGCCGGGGCAACCCTGCTGATTTCGGCGCTCATCGCCCTACCCCTGGCGCAGCGTCTGGTGCGGCCGCTCAAGACCCTGGCCGCGGCCACCCACCGGCTGAGCGCCGGCGCCTACGAGACGCGCGTACCCGTCGCCGGCGATGATGAGTTGGGGCAGTTGGCGCGCGATTTCAACACCCTCGCCCTGACCCTGGAGAAAAACGAGGAAGCCCGCCGCCAGTGGGTCGCCGACATCTCCCACGAGCTGCGCACGCCCCTGGCGGTGCTGCGCGGTGAGATCGAGGCCCTGCAGGACGGGGTGCGCCCCGACGGGCCGGAGGCCTTGCGCTCCCTGCACGCCGAGGTACTGCACCTCAACCGCCTGGTGGACGATCTCTACCAACTGGCCCTGAGCGATCTCGGCGCCCTGAGTTACCGCAAGGAGCGCCTGGATCTCGCCGCCGAGCTCAAGGACGCGGTGGAACTCTTCCGGCCGGCCTTCGCCGCCAAGGATCTGATCCTCGCAGCGCATATCCCCGCAGCCCCGGCGAACATCCTCGCCGACGCCGAGCGGCTGCGCCAGCTGTTCAACAACCTGCTGGACAACAGCCTGAAATACACCGAGCCCGGCGGGCGCCTGGAGCTGCGCCTGGAAACCCAGGGGGACGCGGCTCTGATCCACATCCAGGACACCGCACCCGGCGTGCCCGCCGCGGACCTGGAGCGGCTTTTCGACCGCCTCTACCGCGTGGAAGCCTCGCGGCGCCGCGCCGCGGCCCCCCCCGGACTCGGCCTGGCCATCTGCCGCAATATCGTCGAGGCGCACGAGGGCAGCATCCACGCCGCACCCGCGCCCCTCGGCGGACTCGCCATCCACATCCGCTTACCCCTGGCGGGAGGATCCGCATGA
- a CDS encoding response regulator, with protein sequence MNEKILIVEDEPKLSGLLRDYLHQAGFAASVLDNGLEVVPWVREQDPRLILLDLMLPGKDGLDVCKEIRAFSTVPILMVTARVEEIDRLLGLELGADDYICKPFSPREVVARVKAVLRRAAAPTLQAAGLVLDESRYVATLHGRELDLTAVEFNLLHFLTANPGRIYSRSQLMDRIYPDQRTVGDRTIDSHIKKLRKKIAAVAPQEELIHSVYGVGYKFEAREA encoded by the coding sequence ATGAACGAAAAAATTCTCATCGTCGAGGACGAGCCCAAACTCTCCGGGCTGCTGCGCGATTATCTGCACCAGGCGGGCTTCGCGGCGTCTGTCCTGGACAACGGCCTGGAGGTGGTGCCCTGGGTGCGCGAGCAGGATCCGCGCCTGATCCTTCTTGACCTCATGCTGCCGGGCAAGGATGGCCTGGATGTCTGCAAGGAAATCCGTGCCTTTTCCACCGTGCCGATTCTCATGGTCACGGCCCGCGTCGAGGAAATCGACCGCCTGCTGGGTCTGGAACTCGGCGCCGACGACTACATCTGCAAACCCTTCAGCCCCCGCGAGGTGGTGGCGCGGGTCAAGGCCGTGCTGCGCCGCGCCGCCGCGCCGACCCTTCAGGCCGCCGGGCTGGTTCTCGACGAGAGCCGCTACGTGGCGACCCTGCACGGGCGCGAATTGGATCTGACGGCGGTGGAATTCAACCTGCTGCACTTTCTCACCGCCAATCCGGGGCGCATCTATTCGCGCTCCCAGCTCATGGACCGCATCTACCCCGACCAGCGCACCGTCGGCGACCGCACCATCGACAGCCACATCAAGAAGCTACGCAAGAAAATCGCCGCGGTCGCACCCCAGGAAGAACTCATTCATTCGGTCTACGGGGTCGGTTACAAATTCGAGGCGCGCGAGGCGTGA
- a CDS encoding trans-sulfuration enzyme family protein, whose translation MSQSNSPSLETRLVQVGVGHDERTGAISFPIYPSATYRHPGVGESTGFDYTRSGNPTRKVLEEALADLEGGARACVFGSGMAALTTLFLHFSAGDHLVVSEDLYGGTYRVLAQVFDKLGLGASYVDTTDTAAVAAAIGQRTRALLVETPGNPLLGVADLAELGALCRKHQLLYIVDNTFLTPLLQRPFDFGADVVVHSATKYLGGHNDLCAGVLVARDAELGERLYFLQNSTGAILPPQDCWLLLRSLKTLALRLERHQANAQRLAEWLRTHPRVTAVYYPGLKDHPGHALSQRQAKGFGGMLSFRVDSPAVARQALKRLKLISFAESLGGVESLMTLPAVQTHGDIPEAERLRLGICESLLRLSVGIENAEDIIADLAQALG comes from the coding sequence ATGAGCCAGTCCAACTCCCCGAGCCTCGAAACGCGCCTGGTGCAAGTCGGCGTCGGCCACGACGAGCGCACCGGCGCCATCAGCTTTCCCATTTATCCGAGCGCCACCTACCGCCACCCCGGCGTCGGCGAATCCACCGGCTTTGACTACACCCGCTCGGGCAACCCCACGCGCAAGGTGCTCGAGGAGGCCCTGGCCGATCTCGAAGGCGGGGCGCGCGCCTGCGTGTTCGGTTCGGGCATGGCGGCGCTCACCACCTTGTTTCTACATTTTTCCGCCGGCGATCACCTGGTGGTGTCCGAGGATCTCTACGGCGGCACCTACCGGGTGCTGGCCCAGGTCTTCGACAAACTGGGGCTTGGCGCCAGCTACGTCGACACCACCGACACGGCCGCCGTGGCCGCGGCCATCGGCCAGCGTACCCGCGCCCTGCTGGTGGAAACCCCGGGCAATCCCCTGCTCGGCGTCGCCGACCTAGCGGAACTGGGCGCCTTGTGCCGCAAACACCAACTGCTCTACATCGTCGACAACACCTTCTTGACCCCGCTGCTGCAACGCCCCTTTGATTTCGGCGCCGACGTGGTGGTGCATTCGGCCACCAAGTATCTGGGCGGCCACAACGATCTGTGCGCCGGGGTGCTGGTGGCACGCGACGCTGAACTGGGCGAGCGCCTCTACTTTCTGCAGAATTCCACCGGCGCCATCCTGCCGCCCCAGGACTGTTGGCTGCTGCTGCGCTCCCTCAAGACCCTGGCCCTGCGCCTGGAGCGCCACCAGGCCAACGCTCAGCGGCTGGCCGAGTGGTTGCGTACCCATCCGCGCGTCACGGCGGTGTATTATCCGGGCCTCAAGGATCATCCCGGCCACGCCTTGTCGCAACGCCAGGCCAAGGGCTTCGGCGGCATGCTCTCTTTTCGCGTCGACAGCCCCGCCGTCGCCCGCCAGGCCCTCAAGCGCCTCAAGCTGATTTCCTTCGCCGAGAGCCTCGGCGGGGTGGAATCGCTCATGACCCTGCCGGCGGTGCAGACCCACGGCGACATCCCCGAAGCCGAACGCCTGCGCCTCGGCATCTGCGAAAGCCTGCTGCGCCTGTCGGTGGGCATCGAAAACGCCGAGGACATCATTGCCGATCTGGCGCAAGCCCTGGGGTGA
- a CDS encoding trans-sulfuration enzyme family protein, protein MKTSLRPATLLVHQGRDRDPATGAANIPVYLASTYHHFGGKPGAYDYARSGNPSRDQVEEAIALLEGGVRGFAYASGMAAVGGALALLKSGDHVIAPDDLYGGTYRYLHLVLPQQGISVSLVDMTDPQKVEDAIRPETRALFLETPSNPLFKITDLRALVEIARRRGLLTLLDNTFMTPLLQPALPLGIDVAIHSATKFLGGHSDLLAGLVTTADPEIGAQLKRFQNAMGATLAPFDCFLLARGIKTLKVRLEAAQAGAQLLAERLAAHPQVARVYYPGLAAHPGRDVHFGQAAGPGAVLSFELKEATRVARVLERVELPIIAPSLGGVETILTHCWSMSHAAIPAEVKNQLGIRESLLRISTGIEDPEDLWEDLVRALED, encoded by the coding sequence ATGAAGACTTCCCTTCGACCCGCAACGCTGCTCGTTCACCAGGGGCGCGACCGCGATCCGGCGACGGGGGCGGCCAACATTCCCGTGTATCTGGCCTCGACCTACCATCACTTCGGCGGGAAACCCGGCGCCTACGATTATGCGCGCAGCGGCAATCCGAGCCGCGACCAGGTGGAGGAAGCCATCGCCCTGCTGGAGGGCGGGGTGCGCGGCTTTGCCTACGCCTCGGGCATGGCGGCCGTGGGCGGCGCCCTGGCGCTGCTCAAAAGCGGCGACCATGTGATCGCTCCCGACGATCTCTACGGCGGCACCTACCGCTACCTGCACCTGGTGCTGCCCCAGCAGGGCATCAGCGTGAGCCTGGTCGATATGACCGATCCCCAGAAGGTCGAAGACGCCATCCGCCCCGAGACCCGCGCGCTGTTTCTCGAAACACCCTCCAATCCCCTGTTCAAGATCACCGATCTGCGCGCCCTGGTCGAGATCGCGCGGCGCCGCGGCCTGCTCACCTTGCTCGACAACACCTTCATGACCCCCTTGCTGCAACCGGCGCTGCCCCTGGGCATCGACGTGGCCATCCACAGCGCCACCAAGTTTCTCGGCGGCCACTCGGATTTGCTCGCCGGTCTGGTCACCACCGCCGACCCCGAGATTGGGGCGCAGCTCAAACGCTTCCAGAACGCCATGGGCGCCACCCTGGCGCCCTTTGACTGCTTTCTGCTGGCGCGCGGCATCAAGACCCTCAAGGTGCGCCTGGAAGCCGCCCAGGCCGGTGCGCAACTCCTCGCCGAGCGCCTCGCCGCGCACCCCCAGGTGGCACGGGTCTACTATCCGGGACTCGCCGCGCATCCCGGTCGCGATGTTCACTTCGGCCAGGCCGCGGGCCCGGGCGCGGTGCTGTCCTTTGAACTCAAGGAAGCGACGCGCGTGGCCCGGGTTCTCGAGCGGGTCGAGTTGCCCATCATCGCCCCGAGCCTCGGCGGAGTGGAAACCATCCTCACCCATTGCTGGAGCATGTCCCACGCAGCGATCCCCGCGGAGGTAAAAAACCAGCTCGGCATTCGCGAGAGCCTGTTGCGCATCTCCACCGGCATCGAGGATCCCGAGGATCTGTGGGAGGATCTGGTCCGGGCTCTGGAGGACTGA
- the metX gene encoding homoserine O-acetyltransferase MetX, which produces MTSSVGIVTTHQITFDTELQLESGRVLGPITLAYETYGHLNAARDNAILVCHAWTGDAHAAGRHHPDDRKPGWWDDMIGPGKVLDTESYFVVCSNVIGSCKGSTGPTSINPRTGKPYRLSFPVIMVRDMVRAQKLLIDHLDISSLHCVLGGSMGAMQAVEWSLLHPRMVRSIIPIAGTARTSPMAIALNAVARQAIFNDPLWKKGNYRPEHPPADGLSLARAIGHISFLSDASMQMKFGRRFSARDGQFDFFGKFEIERYLEYNGSNFPARFDTNSFLYLAKALDLYDTAWNFDSLEEALDLMQCPSLWFAFTSDWLYPPYQTEEAVRVLEKLGKPVRYHLIDSDYGHDSFLVEPEKFTDLIRDFLARPQP; this is translated from the coding sequence TTGACCTCATCCGTCGGCATCGTCACAACGCACCAGATCACCTTCGACACCGAACTGCAGTTGGAAAGCGGCCGGGTGCTCGGACCCATCACCCTGGCCTACGAAACCTACGGCCACCTCAACGCCGCGCGCGACAACGCCATCCTGGTCTGCCACGCCTGGACCGGCGACGCTCACGCCGCCGGTCGCCATCACCCCGACGACCGCAAACCCGGCTGGTGGGACGACATGATCGGCCCCGGCAAGGTGCTCGACACCGAGAGCTATTTCGTTGTGTGCTCCAACGTCATCGGCTCGTGCAAGGGCTCCACCGGCCCGACCAGCATCAACCCGCGCACCGGCAAGCCCTACCGCCTGAGCTTTCCGGTGATCATGGTGCGCGACATGGTACGCGCGCAAAAGCTGCTCATCGACCACCTCGACATCAGCTCCCTGCACTGCGTACTGGGCGGCAGCATGGGCGCCATGCAGGCGGTGGAATGGAGCCTGCTCCACCCTCGGATGGTGCGCTCCATCATTCCCATCGCCGGAACCGCACGCACCTCGCCCATGGCCATCGCCCTCAACGCCGTGGCGCGCCAGGCCATTTTCAACGACCCGCTGTGGAAGAAAGGCAATTACCGCCCCGAGCACCCCCCCGCCGACGGCCTCTCCCTGGCCCGCGCCATCGGGCATATTTCCTTTCTCTCCGACGCCTCCATGCAGATGAAATTCGGCCGGCGCTTTTCGGCGCGCGACGGCCAGTTCGACTTTTTCGGCAAGTTCGAGATCGAGCGCTACCTCGAATACAACGGCAGCAACTTCCCGGCGCGCTTCGACACCAACAGCTTTCTCTATCTGGCCAAGGCCCTCGACCTCTACGACACGGCGTGGAACTTCGACTCCCTGGAGGAAGCTCTGGATCTGATGCAGTGCCCGTCCCTGTGGTTCGCCTTCACCTCGGATTGGCTCTACCCACCCTATCAGACCGAGGAGGCCGTGCGGGTTCTGGAAAAACTCGGCAAGCCGGTGCGCTACCACCTCATCGACTCGGATTACGGCCACGACAGCTTTCTCGTCGAACCGGAGAAATTCACCGACCTGATCCGCGACTTTCTGGCGCGCCCCCAGCCCTGA